A genomic region of Oryza glaberrima chromosome 1, OglaRS2, whole genome shotgun sequence contains the following coding sequences:
- the LOC127760535 gene encoding uncharacterized protein LOC127760535, which yields MDFELRKAREKLEREQRERVQRAKAKADRERRAKAEAARRRDALEASHRERRLDAARAQEEAQQKMEEVTQLGKGISFSHMFEALRYDGPGDKIKLPPSSFKELSDEGALDKGPMYFRLSKVRDSVPGAPQDNDADEATCCGVLEFTAREGSAELTPHVWNNLFRGDSPDVPLIEVRYVSLPKGTYAKLKPEGVGFSDLPNHRAVLETALRNHATLSENDFVVVNYGQLQYKLKVLELKPASSVSVLETDVEVDIEGPDSVLDYVENQHVLVPLETGKVESGVVEEGKFRYYKFLVDEGMGEKVASRHANIEVKIETDTSGGDTDIYVSRHPLVFPTQHRHEWSSHEMGSKVLILKPRDASLSSGTYSIGVYGFKGTTKYQLSVAIKDVLNGQRIGEQASASSSVDVDSVVCKNCKRYISNRTSLLHEAYCVRHNVVCMHDGCGVVLRKEEATDHVHCNKCGQAFQQREMEKHMKVFHEPLQCPCGVVLEKEDMVQHQSSTCPLRLIVCRFCGDTVQAGGEPLDARDRLRNMCEHESICGSRTAPCDSCGRSVMLKDMDIHVIAVHQKS from the exons atggaTTTCGAGCTGCGCAAGGCGCGGGAGAAGCTGGAGCGGGAGCAGCGGGAGCGCGTGCAGCGCGCCAAGGCCAAGGCCGACCGCGAGCGCCGCGCCAAGGCcgaggccgcgcgccgccgcgacgcgctCGAGGCGTCCCACCGCGAGcgccgcctcgacgccgcccgCGCGCAGGAAGAG GCTCAGCAGAAGATGGAAGAGGTGACGCAACTTGGAAAGGGGATTTCTTTCTCGCACATGTTTGAAGCTCTTCGATATGATGGTCCTGGGGATAAGATCAAGTTGCCACCATCGTCTTTTAAGGAATTGTCTGATGAAGGAGCACTGGACAAAGGTCCCATGTACTTCAGGTTGTCAAAGGTTAGAGACAGTGTTCCGGGTGCCCCTCAGGATAATGATGCCGATGAGGCAACATGTTGTGGTGTTCTTGAGTTCACTGCAAGGGAAGGCTCCGCAGAACTCACTCCACATGTGTGGAACAATCTGTTCCGGGGTGATAGCCCAGATGTTCCTCTGATTGAGGTTAGGTATGTCAGTTTACCCAAAGGGACATATGCGAAGCTGAAGCCAGAAGGAGTGGGGTTCTCAGACCTTCCTAACCATAGGGCTGTCCTTGAAACGGCACTCCGCAATCATGCAACACTATCTGAAAATGATTTTGTTGTGGTGAATTATGGGCAGCTGCAATACAAGTTGAAGGTTCTTGAATTAAAACCTGCATCAAGTGTTTCTGTCCTGGAGACAGATGTGGAAGTTGACATTGAAGGACCAGATTCAGTTTTGGACTACGTAGAGAATCAACATGTGCTTGTGCCACTTGAGACTGGAAAGGTTGAATCTGgagttgtggaagaaggaaagTTTAGGTACTACAAATTTCTTGTTGATGAAGGTATGGGTGAGAAAGTAGCTTCTAGGCATGCAAATATTGAGGTTAAGATAGAGACAGATACAAGTGGTGGTGACACTGATATTTATGTATCAAGGCATCCTTTAGTTTTCCCAACTCAGCACCGTCACGAATGGTCTTCTCATGAAATGGGATCTAAGGTCCTCATACTGAAACCAAGGGATGCCAGTCTCTCCAGTGGTACCTACAGTATTGGAGTTTATGGTTTCAAGGGAACCACTAAATACCAACTTTCTGTAGCTATTAAAGATGTTCTTAATGGCCAAAGGATTGGTGAGCAGGCTAGTGCCTCATCTAGTGTTGATGTTGATTCAGTGGTGTGCAAGAACTGCAAACGCTATATATCCAACCGAACTTCACTACTTCATGAAGCATACTGTGTGAGACACAATGTTGTTTGCATGCATGATGGGTGTGGTGTTGTTCTTCGAAAGGAGGAAGCAACAGATCACGTGCATTGCAACAAGTGTGGGCAAGCTTTCCAGCAGAGAGAAATGGAGAAGCACATGAAAGTTTTCCATGAGCCACTACAATGCCCTTGTGGGGTGGTCCTTGAAAAGGAAGATATG GTTCAACACCAATCCTCAACCTGCCCTTTGCGCTTGATTGTGTGCCGATTTTGTGGTGACACTGTTCAAGCTGGTGGAGAACCACTTGATGCTCGGGATCGGCTTCGCAACATGTGTGAGCACGAGAGTATCTGTGGATCCAGGACTGCACCATGTGATTCTTGTGGACGGTCAGTCATGCTGAAGGACATGGACATTCATGTGATTGCTGTGCATCAGAAGAGCTAA